agctatgagctatcggctataaaaacgaacaaaagataatcactcccgtgtaaataaaagagacacgttacagtttttattttgtcaagcactaatAACTTGACggtcgtgccagaaaaatatctaggtatattcataatttaaaaaacaacAGTAGTAGTCGTCGACTGGGGGACATggacatagattaaatataagatcataccatcccactacaccacacataggggatcatccacatattacgtcacaccaaatttcaggtttttggacccctccccccctatgtcacgcttttttgtatccctttaacagggcttgtcacatttagtatgccccccccccccaccttacactgtgacgtaatatatggatgacgcctagatggcgccataaaaaaatgtcttgtggctttcgattatacttgtagatggcgttaagtgtcacttttgacatagatttatggctcgaaagtaatcgatggcaacaaggcattttttgtggcgccatctatgtgtggtgtagtgtatgcgcgttcttaggcggtcgcattttaatgtatgggatggtatgatcttatatttaatctatgatatgggttaaattgcggcgtaggcgagaggctggcaacctgttgcTGCAATGTCAATTTTCGTGTTCCTGCAACTCCctatttgctaagagtggcactgtaactcgagtattttcatgtgctctgcctacccttttatgacACAGGCGCGATTGTATGTATgcgggtgaatcaactttttcttgcctgttattgccatggctacgttcccctgagtcacgctggttttatggaaaattatgctactgaaattatgcaattataggacattattccacagtcccacggtaagctcaagatggcttgtgttgtgactcagacaacaatatacataatgtaaaaatagttatatacatagaaaacatccatgactcaggaacaatcggtagtgaccctgcctgctgagcggcggtcctgggttcgaatcccggtaagggcatttatttgtgtgatgagcacagatatttgttcctgagtcatggatgttttctatgtatataagtatgtatttatctatttaagtatgtatatcgtcgcttagcacccatagtacaagctttgcttagtttggggctaagttgatctgtgtaagatgtccccaatatttatttatttattttatttaataaattcccttattcgaacccaggaccgaggCTTAGCAGGCACTtggcgctaggccagaccggtcgtcaattattATCGGTAAGTACGCgcaactttcgttccggaggtcgcgggttcgaaccccggctcgtaccaatgagtttttcggaacttatgtgcgaaatgtcttttgatatttgccagtctcttttcggtgaaggaaaacatcgtgaggaaaccggactaattccaatgaggcctagttacccttcgggttggaaggtcagacggcaatcgctttcataaaaactagcgcctacgccaaatcttgggattagttgtcaaagcggaccccaggctcccatgagccgtggcaaatgccgggataactcaAGAAGGATGATGAAACTCCACACTTATGCCGCTGAGACACACacttcgcttcgctcgcgttagaaagagacaaaaagtagcctatgtcactttcccaccctacaactatctccacttaaaaaaccacgtcaatacgtcgctccgttttgccgtgaaagacggacaaacaaacagacacacacactttcacatttataatattagtatggattaggctCACCTGTCGCTTCCACTTATCCTGCTGGTGAGTGACCCGGTTCAGCACATTTCCTCGCGCCCCCATCGGCTGACCTGAAGCTCCAACGGTTGATGATTCATCCTAAAACgaataatattttcaaaatattgtcttcgctGGCGTTAAATTTGCGAAatacttcatacaaacttccacccatcAAAAGaaaatttcggcagtattatatTTAGTATACATATGTTACTGATACATCTaagtatataaaagaagaaactgactgactgacattagacatatcaacgcacagccgaaactgctgATCCTATAGatcccaaatttggcacgtaggttcctaaggtgtagaggagcacttagaaagggtttttcaaaattcacctcctgagggggtgaaatgggggtccaaagtttgtatgggaaaataaGATTACGTACGTATCTTTATAAGAAAgtaccaaaagttgcgaaaatagcgtcaaaaTTCGCCAAAGTTCGCCTCGCGTTTTgatgctattttcgcaacttttggtactttcttgtaataatatgtagcagtaacatatactaaacataatactgacgattttttttttgtatctgAAAGCAGGGGCGGCTCTCTCCGCGATTCTGTctccgcgctacaagtacatgctggcggccgggagttcgcggcccattcagtggtgacgaccttcgcgcggcgcaatagaattctatatcggctgctcgcgtgcggccAGTTTATTAATGTAGCTAAGAATTTataatggcggcgttttgtgaacatcaaatgTACTTGTACTATAAATAGAAGTAAATAGATCAGGTTAGGtactattaaaatattgtacttaGATCTTCATTTGTGTGTTCTTGGTAAGCAGCCTTGGCCCGCTTCCAGACATATAAAACCAAATCCAGACATATAAAGAAGCCCACgtcatagtataataaagagtactatcgtacagtatggccgctCCCACTACCCGCTGAATGTGCCGCCCACaacctctcggttacctcatagttaccgcctgtcaacaacgcgaacagtcggcctgtcatatttcactcatacaagcatggtacgcgttcacctacacgagcttagactgtgtgctaggaacgtgcctctttcatatatttgatcgccagggTCCGAGGTGTGCACCCAGGTTTCTATAAAGTATTGTGCTTACATCTTCATTTGTGTGTTCCTGGTAGGAAGCCTTGGCCCGCTTGTTGATGAGCGGGTCCAGACATATAAGGAAGCCCATGTAGACCACCAGAAGCATGATCACCCAGATCACTATTATCACCACCACCTGCAACAGAATTCATAACTTAAGTTTAAATTGTTGTAGGTTTTCATATGCGGCAGTTAcaccacagattattaataagttactaatgtaacagatccttcacttgcccgcaaaacgacaaatacctacgctttatttaaacaatactaataataagttaccacgtaaaactcagaatAATCCGCCCCTCGGCTACTTGTTACGTCGAGGGAAGAGCTAGCGGGTAGGTACTGTtataagctaggaacatattacgcggacgtccgctgtcgcgcgaccgcggacgcggatctagacaatgaatatacacttaaccgtgcaaactatcggtcgccGGTTGTGGACGttgccttgagcgcacggacgtccgatcgaaatctggcacgctggatgttttggtcagcgaagccacgtcccgaagaccgtgcacactgatcggtcgcggtcgcagTTGCTCGACCGCGGACGTCCGTGTAGTATGTTCCAAGCTATATTCGCGCTTTACAGAGTTGGTCGTGCCGGTCAAAGTGCTGATGCCGCATTGACGTCAGTGCGACGATGCACCATCAGCACAAGTAGTTTACCTATTTCATAAACTCATATTTTTAATCAGATTGGGTTGGACTCGAGCGCGCGAAACTACCTTTAGTATCATTttaattcattaaataaagtgtttgtaataaatatcgtttttttttaaacttacaaGCCTGAACCCTCGTAATAGTGCTCCCGGCCGATTGCGTcaatcaaatttgaaatttgataaattagaataaaatttaaattccaATGACTCAAAAATCAGTCTGGCACCCCAGGAGTTAGCGCGCTACCGCGaacgagtgacgtaggcctggttATACACAGCAGTTCTGTACCAGATTGGCCCTGCCATCTATTTGATGTTGTTTTTCGGAcgtacaataggctactagactcttatcgaatttggcacaagaaatgattgttttctgtattatttgacataagaaaccaatgtttatagattttgggtattaaaagtgtaataTGGTGGCTTCGTATTTTccattaaaaccggccaagagcgtgtcgggccacgctcagtcagggttccgtagttttccgtatttttctcaaaaactactgaacctatcaagttcaaaacaattttcctagaaagtttttataaagttctacttttgtgattttttttatattttttaaacatatggttcaaaagttagagggggggggggcgcactttttttttcctttaggagcgattatttcccaCTTTAcatcccactttacatgtagggggggtaccctaataaaacatttttttccattttttatttttgcactttgtcggcgtgattcatctacatattggtaccaaatttcagctttctagtgctaacggttactgagattatccgcggacggacggacggacggacggacggacggacggacggacggacggacggacagacagacatggcgaaactatgagggttcctagttgactacggaaccctaaaaatgcgtgtaatattttttttttaactttggccaccgaaaacgccgTCAGacgtagtgacgtcatagaacctaacttaacttcatatcgagtcaatcactgacataatgaactttatgccttatacttaaatttcagaaaattttgtgttcaATTTGATTTACGTCATGCACAGACaacctatagattaacatggctaatgttgttttAGCCTAATTAAGTAAGAGTATACTTTGAAAATgttttttgcggttttcaagtcgtaataaattaaatagtattttatttcagttaattgcacagtaattaataatataagatagactttcaatataagggttccgtttttcctttttgaggtatggAACTCTAAAAAGAATCAAGTGGCCTATTAGCTGATAGAGAGCcaaccccaaataatgggagaAGGGCAACTGAATGCTGTTGTAAgtataattagttaattaccTTGATGATAGTGGTGTTTCTGTTCTCGTACTTGCACTCACAGCGGGGACAGAACTCCTGCTCCCGACCCTTGATGAGGTCGCCAACTTGTGGCAGAATCACACCATCGCAGTTGCTGATGAaaacagaaaaaatatgtggaatattttatacatatttctATTCTCTCTGCACAAATATGGCATTCACAAGATAAAAGTACTACATTGAATGACAGTCATGTAAAGTTACACGGAAACAGTATTCCTGACAACCTTTGTTGGCAAACAGAGTGGCCTTGggtttttatttgtgtgatgagcacaggtatttgtttctgagtcatggatgtgctatgtacatatttttgtcTAAGTACCCTCAACACAACTCCTTGAGCTTCAAGAGAACAGTTAGTGTAGCGGTTAAACCATTTGACTGTCAAACATGAGGTTCCTAGTTCGAATCCCAAGATTGGCTTAGCTTTTTGTATGTGGTGGAATGTGTACGTGGTGGAATGCTTATAGTGACCCTGCAACACTCCACCCAAGACGGAGACGGAATTCGTTGGTGGTTTTAGATGGTAGTCCTACACTGGTTAGTCCATCATTGCCCCTGGTTCCCTAACGTTAAAAaaaaagccttcttgagcttaccggacgactcagtcaatctgtgtaagaatgtcctttaatattACCATTTTTCCCATAAGTACAACTTAAAAAATCCGCAGAAACGGTGGATTAAGATTCCATTATACATTCATCAGTTTTGTAACTCTATGCTTACCATTTATTAGGGTGTACATTGGCAATATAGAGTTTCCTGTCTGAAGTGGTGTTGTTGCTGGTAGAGTTGTTGTTGAGGACGGCTGACGGACTcggacacacacacttacaCCGTTTGTCTTCATATGACTGCCCCTGCGGAATGAAATAATAGATATtatagaataggctagtttcctaccagtcaaatcagcttctttctAAGAATTGTCAAAACAATTTGcgaatatggaattactatgaaatactgaggagtgacgtctttctctttaacttattaaatagaaattatgtttaaaaataactactgtccatatttttcttcaaattatgtggtgttttatttcgtgcactgtataaaatattttattttaagtataggaaactagcctattgctaTACAGATTGACTAAGTTCTGTAGTAAGAAGAATACTTGGGCAACatatttatgatatttatgattatgtaaattaaaacataGAAAACCCCATGGGACTCTGAGTCATGACTCAGgatcttaaaataatagtttgtaGCATAATGTTAATTATAAATTTCACATACAAGTTCCTTCAAGGATTAAGATTACCACCTCGAATAGGTAAGTACAGTACTTTTTAAGTAGTTATATTTAGTtgtaatttagttttgtttagttatttcttAAGTATTTTTGAAGTTACATAGGTATTGTTATTCTTTCACCATTAAATAAAGTTGAAACTTGAAACTAGTTTAAGTTTATGGTAAGTACATAGTCTTATCGACACTAGCTTAAAAAAAGAATGggacttaatttaaaaataattatgtgtaataaccCCAAGtaactgggataagggcaagagaatgatgatgaatcgtgaaagtttaaatcagttaaAGAATCCTGTTTTCATAATAATTCCTATCACATGACACAGACGCccatttgtatttaattaaataaaaacctaaCTTAGATTAACTAGGAAATTAAGGTTTTCATTAGACACACGTGTTTCAATATAATGTTTTTTATGTTAACTTTGCGTTATTTTTCTCCAACGCACAGAAAATATCGCAATAAAGATAATAATAACACTACCTGTATGACGAAGATACACTTACCGACACACCAACTGCACCAATAGCGATTATAGCTATAAGCCAACGCATTTTGCAGGATTTAATATTAATGAGTCTCAAAGGTTCAATAACAATATTCCcagaattttggaaaataaattaaCTTCTTCGACATCAATACGTAGCTGCCATTTTGAAAGATTTGTTTGACAGTAATGTAATGTTGCCATTTTAAGTTTTCGGCTTTGGTGGACGAAGCGTTTAAGGACACCATATTTATTTCTATCAAGCATCCAGCCAAAGAATCATCCAGCATTGATATTGATCCATCACTAATCCAGCAAATCTAGCATCATCTAGTTTAAACTTCTGAACCTCGGGCAAAAAATAGTATAAATATTGATCTCGGGTTGTACCACTTCTTTCCCTCATTGCATTATTTGCTATTCATATTACGCAAAAGATAAAATACGAATGGAATAGTATCAATAGTTAAAACCACGATTCAAAAAACGTAATGATTGAATGCTCTTTTCACAAATCGATGTGTATATTCGTTAATGTTATGTAACTGATGTATTTTGGTTAAAGATTTAAgctgattttaattttattgttattggcTGATAGCAAATCTTTGGTCAGGGAATGATTTGATGgatctagaaaaaaaaaacagtgtttttgtttATGGTTCGTTTCAGTTGGCACTTGGTATTTTGACAGCTTTCTTGTATTGATTTCTTGAAGTTAAATCAGCCCCGCTTTCCTCGATTTCTCCCCAAAAACgaattaaatacttaattaatttaaaactttGATCCGTGTTCACCATGGCAGCAAAAATCCAAGAAGCCCAGGAACATTGTAAAGCGGCAGAAAAATAGTAAGTTCGGGAACAAAGATTGTATTGATTTTTATTCagtataatttttttgccaGTATTTCAGTTACTTCGGTGATGGTAAGGGTTTGTAAGTATCTACGAGAAACgttatagatagataaaaatagTCAAAGTGGTTTTTATGCCCCAGCACCCCACTACAGATGTGTTAATGTAGCAGTATGTATGCTTTTTTGTATCCTACAAGTAAAATCATTGGAATTACTGTGCCGTTTTCTATAAAAACAGTGTTAATCAGTTTGTAGCGTCACTAGACATGTCCCGCTTTTTTGACTTCCATAAAGTAGCATagtcattattgttattaaGCTTCATCACAGGATAACTTTAAAATTGGGTTAAATCTGAAACTTGTGAATATCCACGAGATGCCTTGCTTAAAAGAGGAATAAATAACGAACAGCGAAGTGTAGGTCAACATGAGCCCTCTGAAGGTTTTTGAATATTACTTAATACAAGTGAacacagatgtagtgcaaaaaggctTTACTTCGTATcttttcggaaacgttcgtatttgtcatgctagtgcagtcaatgtcagtacatcttgtactgacattgactgaactagctagctcacactacatctgtaacttTGTGAGGCTTAgctatttcaatattttcagCAGTCATGCgaattttctgtttttttaaccATCTTTTATTTGTAGATCTGGAGCTTAACCCACAAGTTTATTTATGCATGTAAATCTCGTAATCATTTTAGTATGTATTTTTCACTAGTTATATTTGGTAAACATAACCCTTTTATGCATACTGTAGCCCAATGGCTACAACTGAAATGGCTTCGATGTCAATATTGTCAATTATAGACCGTGATACATCAACTCAGTCTCAAATGGGATGTTTAGTTTTTGAACATTAGACATTAGACAGAACTATAGTAAAGGGTACTAGATCACAGGCGTCatgtataccatagatcaagcaaaacATATCTACTCAGCATGTCAAATAAACTCGTGCACTTGAAGTCATTCTTTTTATTTGTACAAGATGCTAAGCAAAATCCTTTTTTTGTGATGCTTTTGCGAATTTATTCCATAGAGCTGATAAGCataagaaaacaaaaatatagtGCACTctgacaaaattatttattttgtgattaCAATCTGCTTAATAGTCACACAAACCTATCAATAAATCACTTTGAAATATCTTTATGAACATTTAAATTATGTGAAGCGTGCATAAACATTTACGTTGCAAGATTGCAACTTACTCG
This genomic stretch from Leguminivora glycinivorella isolate SPB_JAAS2020 chromosome Z, LegGlyc_1.1, whole genome shotgun sequence harbors:
- the LOC125241640 gene encoding uncharacterized protein CG1161-like, which gives rise to MRWLIAIIAIGAVGVSGQSYEDKRCKCVCPSPSAVLNNNSTSNNTTSDRKLYIANVHPNKCNCDGVILPQVGDLIKGREQEFCPRCECKYENRNTTIIKVVVIIVIWVIMLLVVYMGFLICLDPLINKRAKASYQEHTNEDDESSTVGASGQPMGARGNVLNRVTHQQDKWKRQVREQRRNIYDNHTMLN